TTAGAGCCCTCAAGGAATCAGATGAGAAGGGCTATCTTGAAGTTGAGGTGCtttccttctttcttcttttctttccataATTATTGACTAGTTTTGTTGGTCCAAATATTGCTGCTCCTAAATTGCATGGCTTCAATTTCTCATTCTTCTGTCTTGGTACTAGACCGAAGGGTTAAAGCAGCTCACATCCATGGGCAGCCTTGTGCTTTGCTGTGGGGATGGTGCTGTCATGAACTCGACTAATCTGTATGTACACATGTGTCTCCCATAGTCTGTTCTGTTTCTTGTGCATGTTCAGTCTATCGATGCTGGTGTTTATACCTAATGAACCTCCAGGGGCTTACTGAGGCATGGTGTCTCCATTTGGATTGACGTTCCTCTCGAGATGGCAGCGAACGATATGCTGAAGAGCACAGGAACACAAGCTACTACAGATCCAGACTCTTTTTCACAGGTTACCCCTGCTCCCGATAGGCAGTTGTGTCATGCTCTCTATGGACATAATAACTGACTGAAAGTCAAATATTATCCTAGTAATTAGTATTTTTCCTGTGTGAAAGATGCTTCCACATGCTCTCGTTAGTTATTAGCATGTTTATCTCTAACTTGGCTTCATTATTATCAACACGTGTAGGCGATGAGCAAGCTCCGTCAGCAGTATGATGATCTGAAAGAACGCTATGGAATTTCTGATATTACTGTTTCAGTACAAAGTAAAGATAAATCCTCAAATTGCCTTCCTACCTTTTGATTTTTGAGTAAAAATTAATGATAGATCAATCTTTACAATTAGGCGAACTTTTACTGACATGCCTCAACACCTTTCAGAAGTGGCTTCTCAGCTGGGCTACAGCAGTGTTGACTCTGTGACCCTTGAGGACATGGTTCTTGAAGTAAGTCAGCAATGCTAGCATCCATGACACAGGCAGAGTTGCATGTGTCTTTATTTTGGGAAATTAGGCACATCACTTAATAACTTAACCCGAATACAACTGAAATTAACATCGTCTACATTTTCTTACCAGATTGTGAAGCAAATTGAGAGACTGATCCGAACAAAAGCGATGATGGAAGCTGCAGGGAAGCCCTTCTAGACTATAGGCGTGACATTCCGCTCCGGCATTTACATATTATCTCCAGTTGCCAGAGCAGGCATTTGGCTCTTCCAGGGAGCTGATTACAGTTAACCAACGAATCAAGCACAAGCATTTTCAAATCCGAGGAGCAGAATCACACTCTTGTGCTCGAATATGCTTATTTCGTATTGTAAAATCGCATGTCATTTGATAGCACATTGTGTAGATCTGCCATGGTGCAGCAACTTTCAGATTGTATCTACTGTCAATGGAAATGACAAATCTGCTTGTACACGGTCCAAAGGCCGAAATCTGGAGAATTTCGACAcgggaaaattttgagaatccCTTTGCTATGAACATGCTGCCCTGTTAAGCAGAGGCTTTTGCAGGAACTTGAGGTTTTTTCCTTGAGCGATTTCATGAGGAAATATTCATGTTATTTTGTCAAATCATTTTTTTTCAGAGATACTAATGAGACAGAAAAACTCTCGTCGCCTTTTCGGCGGCTGAAACTGAAAGGCAAAGCCGTTCACGCAGTAGCACGCGCTGACGAGGCGAGGTCCTGCGTGGCGGGTCCCACGTGCAGCCTCACGGGCCGCGTCACGCCCCGGGGCGGCGGGGCTCTTTTACCAGTCGACGAAGCGAGGGAGCAGGCGAGACGAGATCCAttccctccgccgcggcgcctcAGCTGagaaccctccaaccctagccAGCGAGCGCGAGCAGCCCAGCCATGGCGCGGTCCCTCGCGctcgtcgccctcctcctcctcggcctcgccgccgccgccgcctcggcggccGACGCGCCCTTCGTCGTCGCGCACAAGAAGGTGTCGCTCTCCCGCCCCAAGCCCGGCGTCGAGCGCGTCGCCGTCTCCCTCGACCTCTACAACCAGGGATCCGCGTGAGTACCAGCCGCTCCCTCTCACCCCGCACCACCGATCTGGTTTGTTGCTTGTGGTAGTAATTTCGCTTGCTCCCGGGATCTGATCTGACTCGGGTGTGCCTTCCTTTTCTGGGAGGTTTGAACGCGCCTTGGTGTGCTTGGATCTGCGTCGTGGGGTGAGGGGTGAGAGAGTCATGCGAGGTTTCCTTCTTAAACCTCAGCGGGCGGATTAGTTTACCTTTTGTAGTGTACGTCTGCTAAATCTAATTTGTAGATTTTCTTAATTGTGCAAGGACTACAAAATCTGATGAAATTCCAACCACTGCTTGCTCTACTGATCTTGGATCCCCCAATTATCCCAAACCCTTGCTGGAAAAGGAAGCAAACCAGCATCTCGTTTGTTATGTTGCTGATGTTCTTAATTGTGTTCTAGATCAAGAGCTTGTTATTCACAATTGCGGCCTAATCAATGATTCTCCTGCATATGTTGTGGATGTTTGTAATTATCTAGCTAAACAGCTGGTAAGGTCAACATTTCACTCACTGCATGAAGGATTGTGCTGGCATGCATGTAGGTAGGTCCGTCGCTAATGGAAAATGCTTATAGGGTTCATATGGTACGTTACATCATCCATTTGGTCAATTGCTATTCCTCTATGGGTCAGTCACGCAGATGGTTAACGGTATCATAGTTTGTTTTGCATGAACATAGCTTAATAATTTCCTTTATGTAGAAGTAATGCACTGTATGTTTCCCTAAAGGAATTGATCCGTGCTGCGAAAAGGAAATTGGTTCCTTACTGCCTTTGCAGCTGAAGCATGCCCAAATTGTGTTCCTTCACTTACCACAAAGATACacttgttatgatatatcagtCATATATTTATAGCTTATCTGTCTAGATTGACAAGACAAGCACGTTATGACTGGTTGACTATGTTAGACATTACATAACCTGATAAAATGACCTAGAGTTTCTTACAGCATGTCTATGTGCTACTGCTTTCTCTTGTACCACAGTTCCAGTAATACTTTTGATGTGCTTAAGTTTGAATTTGGGCATTAACATGTTACTACTACACCTTGGCTCTATCACTATCAGAGTAAGGTTTGGATAATTCTACAACTGCATTGCACCCTTTGATTTCCAAAAATCCATTTCTTTGGAATTTAACAGGCTGTAGTGCTTTGCTTGCAAATCTGATATTAATATTTCCATGCTATAGCTGAACTTGTTAAAAGTAAATAATTGGAGATCTTTTTCAGGAAAATGtagaaatttataaataaaattagatAGGGAGTTTGAGTTGCTGTTTTCTATTTGGCTACGCTGcttagtagtaacatgtttcaTGTGTTACAAATTACAAGATTGGCTGCTTTGACTTTAAGAATGTAAAAATGACACGTAggttttgggtttgctttgctgttTCACTTGCTTGATCATTGTACCACTTTGGGTATATTGTTCTTCATCCCTGGATAGTACAACGCATTGTTTTCAGCTATGTagcacggatacggatacgcggatacggcaattttctaaaaaacccgatacgcggatacgttttacttttt
The nucleotide sequence above comes from Panicum virgatum strain AP13 chromosome 3K, P.virgatum_v5, whole genome shotgun sequence. Encoded proteins:
- the LOC120699834 gene encoding probable inactive shikimate kinase like 1, chloroplastic, with product MAMRAATAAATGFFSSPSSVSPRRFSSSSPPASLSAGRCIRRHRLRAFPSSELPLEELNPSVDLLRKTAEAVGDFRKTPIYIVGTDCTAKRNIGKLLANSIIYRYLCSEELLVDVLGGKDALRALKESDEKGYLEVETEGLKQLTSMGSLVLCCGDGAVMNSTNLGLLRHGVSIWIDVPLEMAANDMLKSTGTQATTDPDSFSQAMSKLRQQYDDLKERYGISDITVSVQKVASQLGYSSVDSVTLEDMVLEIVKQIERLIRTKAMMEAAGKPF